A genomic window from Brevibacillus agri includes:
- a CDS encoding KTSC domain-containing protein: protein MKSFFRQWFSRKNKTEEEPKYKQLDSDLIKATRYDLESQHLYIQFHDGREFVYCKVSPYAYNAFLNADSFSEHFHSFISQRYLHYQVM from the coding sequence GTGAAATCTTTTTTTCGCCAATGGTTTTCTCGTAAAAACAAGACCGAAGAAGAGCCCAAGTACAAGCAACTGGATTCCGACCTCATCAAAGCCACCCGCTACGACTTGGAGTCGCAACACCTTTACATCCAGTTTCACGACGGCCGCGAATTTGTCTACTGCAAAGTCTCCCCTTATGCCTACAACGCCTTCCTGAATGCCGATTCGTTCAGTGAGCATTTTCACTCGTTTATTAGCCAACGCTATTTGCACTACCAGGTCATGTAA
- a CDS encoding PadR family transcriptional regulator has translation MNKELLKGSIDLLLLSLIAQKDQYGYELAKKIREKSEEVYEIGEGTLYPALKRLENQKAVESYWGESKEGGRRKYYRITREGQKLLADKMKDWQSLTRLVALCNEGSE, from the coding sequence GTGAACAAGGAGTTGCTGAAAGGGAGCATTGATCTTCTGCTGCTCTCGCTGATTGCGCAAAAGGATCAATACGGCTATGAGCTGGCGAAAAAGATCCGCGAGAAAAGCGAGGAAGTCTATGAAATCGGGGAAGGGACGCTGTACCCGGCTTTGAAGCGGCTGGAGAACCAGAAGGCCGTGGAATCGTACTGGGGCGAGTCGAAGGAAGGCGGTCGCCGCAAGTATTACCGCATCACCAGGGAGGGGCAAAAGCTTTTGGCAGACAAGATGAAAGACTGGCAGAGTCTGACGCGGCTGGTTGCGCTCTGCAACGAGGGAAGTGAGTAG
- a CDS encoding amino acid ABC transporter ATP-binding protein, which produces MAIIQVSNLKKSFGELEVLKDVSFEIQKNDVVAVIGPSGSGKSTMLRSLVYLEQVNGGSIRVADDFLVKDGVYSSSQQIKRITGKMGMVFQHFNLFPHLTVRENLEIAPQVVKGEPENVIRARSGELLEKVGLSDKANVYPAKLSGGQKQRVAIARALMMNPDILLFDEPTSALDPELTGEVLQVIKQLASEHMTMMVVTHEMGFAREVASRIMFMDNGEFVESGTPEELFTNAQHERTRAFLQRALK; this is translated from the coding sequence ATGGCGATCATTCAAGTAAGCAATCTGAAAAAATCGTTTGGCGAGCTGGAAGTTTTGAAAGATGTCTCGTTTGAGATTCAAAAGAACGATGTGGTCGCAGTGATTGGCCCGTCCGGTTCGGGAAAAAGCACGATGCTGCGCAGCCTGGTCTATCTGGAGCAGGTAAATGGCGGGAGCATCCGTGTCGCGGATGACTTTCTGGTGAAAGACGGCGTTTACAGCTCCAGCCAGCAGATCAAGCGGATCACGGGGAAGATGGGGATGGTGTTCCAGCACTTCAACTTGTTTCCGCATCTGACCGTGCGCGAAAATCTGGAGATTGCGCCGCAGGTGGTCAAGGGGGAGCCGGAAAACGTCATTCGCGCGCGAAGCGGGGAGTTGCTGGAGAAGGTCGGGCTATCAGACAAGGCAAACGTCTATCCCGCCAAGCTGTCAGGCGGCCAAAAGCAGCGCGTGGCGATTGCCAGAGCGCTCATGATGAACCCGGACATTTTGCTGTTCGACGAACCGACGTCTGCGCTCGATCCCGAACTGACGGGCGAAGTGCTCCAGGTCATCAAACAGCTTGCCTCCGAGCATATGACGATGATGGTGGTCACGCATGAGATGGGCTTTGCAAGAGAAGTAGCGAGCCGGATTATGTTTATGGATAATGGAGAATTTGTCGAGTCGGGAACGCCGGAAGAGCTGTTTACGAATGCGCAGCACGAGCGGACGCGCGCCTTTTTGCAGCGGGCGTTGAAATAA
- a CDS encoding amino acid ABC transporter permease translates to MSADYILSITKPMLEGAQMTILLFLIAIVLSIPLGFLITLMAKSSVKPLAWLAHTYVYVMRGTPLLLQLLFICFGLPLLPGIGEYLVMDRFVAACVGFVLNYAAYFAEIFRGGLLSIDKGQYEAAQVLGFSKWQTTTKIILPQMFRVALPAVSNESITLVKDTALLYAVAVPELLHYAQTAVNRDFTIVPFFIAGVIYLLMTLLLTLFFKWLEKRFKFE, encoded by the coding sequence ATGAGCGCAGACTACATCCTTTCGATTACAAAACCGATGCTGGAAGGAGCGCAGATGACGATCCTGCTGTTTTTGATCGCCATCGTGCTCTCGATCCCGTTGGGCTTTCTCATTACGTTAATGGCAAAAAGCAGCGTAAAGCCGCTGGCGTGGCTGGCACACACGTACGTGTACGTGATGCGCGGGACACCGCTGCTTTTGCAACTGCTGTTTATTTGCTTCGGGCTGCCGCTATTGCCCGGTATTGGCGAATATTTGGTGATGGATCGCTTTGTCGCTGCCTGCGTAGGCTTTGTGTTGAACTACGCGGCCTACTTTGCGGAAATTTTCCGGGGCGGGCTGTTGTCCATCGACAAAGGCCAGTACGAGGCGGCACAAGTGCTCGGCTTTAGCAAATGGCAGACGACGACCAAAATCATTTTGCCGCAAATGTTTCGCGTAGCGCTGCCCGCCGTGTCGAACGAATCGATCACGCTTGTGAAGGATACGGCGCTGCTCTATGCGGTCGCAGTGCCTGAGCTGTTGCATTACGCGCAAACGGCTGTGAACCGGGACTTTACGATCGTTCCCTTTTTTATCGCGGGCGTCATCTATTTGCTGATGACCCTCTTGTTGACTCTGTTCTTTAAATGGCTGGAAAAAAGATTTAAATTCGAATAA